In Kitasatospora gansuensis, a genomic segment contains:
- a CDS encoding non-ribosomal peptide synthetase: protein MNSGHRQATLSEEFERVAQAHPRRLAVVDAEHSLSYEELDRRADRAAFELRASGVPAGGLVGLSAGRSVDLIVGILAILKAGAAYVPLDPALPADRRRYIVEDSGLGAVLTDRQDHAPDTGRVPVVSLTGIDPAGPVLPRDDRDADGLAYVIYTSGSTGAPKGVMVEHRQVLALFDGADQEFRFGPDDTWTLFHSYAFDFSVWEIFGALLHGGCLVVVPQEATRSPEAMWKLIQREGVTVLSQTPSYFARLLQADQGFGDGLRYVVFGGEALEFARLGTWYERYGNTGPLLVNMYGITETTVHVTYRPLGPEDVTGVRSVIGRPLPHLTVQLLDTELRPVAAGEAGEICVGGAGLARGYLGREELTAERFVADPRQPGARLYRSGDLGRLLDTGELEYLGRSDQQVKVRGYRIEPGEVQHCLAQHPAVADVVVTTRDLDGSDAQLVAYLVARPGAVLPPAAELREHAGRTLPGYMIPSWFVPIDRIPVNHNGKLDRAALPDPGTVRAPGSAPDVRAAGPAGVLLAIWQDVLDVAGITVDDHFYAVGGDSIRAIRVVAAARAQQLAISVDDLLGNPTVAELAAALDTRDDIPADPRTEVRELLTAADRAALPTGVTDAYPVTSLQMGMLFHTDGPGSTAYHSVSTATVNLALDADRLRACLGRLTTRHEALRTSFDLANFSVPLQLVTESVEPSLTVDDLTGLPSGARADAVRAVLEQERAQPLDWRSAPMIRFRVAVLGPEQFLFVWSEHHSVLDGWSSNSLFAELIADYTGAATTEGTELPPLRDYVAAEQLALASGDSRSFWSDYLRGAPATAADGPAAEQAHEAVLDLPADTYQLLQEAARSTGRTPKALLTAVVAAAIGVHRGRSEVVVGHVSHGRLDRPGGERALGLFLNILPLRIDLTGSWQDLAASASAAERVTNPHRRYPLAAIQRAAGADFRLDNLFNFTDFHQLEPLVRQGLISQDGVGNSTWTNLPLVVEAERRAADGRLTVTVQFQAAEWTADARAAFLSTLGTLLRHAVEEPAAVAVAPVCLEAESGTGPTAVDDIVAQAATRPDRIAVADGRTALGYGELVRRTRALALLLRSHGVGPGSVVGMCLPRTVDLLVASLAVYWTGAALVPLEPDYPLERRRFTLDDAGADLLLTEDTTADPAAARPTLSLGGLDWASLPDDPDFGPLCTPDDLAYVLYTSGSTGTPKGVEVAHRNLRAIMRAVNRTIGLTERDVVLGWSSVAFDMVFTEHVAALMAGARVELLTDGEVREPARVRDRCRATGVTLIEATPSKVQTLLDAGWPGADTVLCGGEALAPQLAQELLRTGAAVWNGYGPTETTVYATLYRLAEGHQGPVPIGPPLAEVPIRIVDALGTEVAEGTPGELWIGGPGVARRYLGLPELTAERFVGEGRDRYYRSGDLVRRNAAGDLEFHGRIDQQVKINGVRIELSEIEHVLAEHPAVGTVAVLLEERAGGPGLTAYVAVGTVPVDSAELRGFLADRLPAAMVPSRWLFAAALPLTTGGKIDRRRLGDRPVTAAAVPVTSARLSGPDQELVAEVWQAVLGVLPVRPDDRFFDLGGDSLTAMRAVGQFARRGVVVRAGELMEHTTVAAQAALAARGRINEEVPA, encoded by the coding sequence ATGAATAGCGGTCACCGGCAGGCGACGCTGTCCGAAGAGTTCGAGCGGGTCGCGCAGGCCCATCCCCGGCGGCTCGCGGTGGTCGACGCCGAGCACAGTCTCAGCTACGAGGAGCTCGACCGGCGCGCCGACCGCGCCGCGTTCGAGCTGCGGGCGAGCGGCGTACCGGCGGGTGGTCTGGTCGGCCTCAGCGCGGGCCGCTCGGTCGACCTGATCGTGGGCATCCTGGCGATCCTCAAGGCCGGGGCGGCCTACGTGCCGCTGGACCCGGCCCTGCCTGCCGACCGCCGGCGCTACATCGTCGAGGACTCCGGCCTGGGCGCGGTGCTGACGGACCGCCAGGACCACGCACCCGACACCGGCCGGGTGCCGGTCGTGTCGCTGACCGGGATCGACCCGGCCGGACCGGTACTGCCCCGGGACGACCGAGACGCCGACGGGCTCGCCTACGTGATCTACACCTCCGGCTCGACCGGGGCGCCCAAGGGCGTGATGGTCGAGCACCGACAGGTGCTGGCCCTGTTCGACGGCGCGGACCAGGAGTTCCGGTTCGGCCCCGACGACACCTGGACGCTCTTCCACTCCTACGCCTTCGACTTCTCGGTCTGGGAGATCTTCGGCGCGCTGCTCCACGGCGGTTGCCTGGTCGTCGTCCCGCAGGAGGCGACCAGGTCGCCCGAGGCGATGTGGAAGCTGATCCAGCGCGAAGGGGTCACGGTGCTCAGCCAGACCCCGTCCTACTTCGCCCGGCTGCTCCAGGCCGACCAGGGCTTCGGCGACGGCCTTCGATACGTGGTGTTCGGTGGCGAGGCCTTGGAGTTCGCCCGGCTCGGCACCTGGTACGAGCGGTACGGCAACACCGGCCCGCTGCTGGTCAACATGTACGGCATCACCGAGACCACCGTGCACGTGACGTACCGTCCGCTCGGCCCCGAGGACGTCACGGGCGTCCGCTCCGTGATCGGCAGGCCGCTGCCGCACCTCACCGTCCAACTGCTCGACACCGAACTGCGGCCCGTCGCGGCGGGGGAGGCCGGGGAGATCTGTGTCGGCGGGGCCGGCCTCGCCCGGGGCTACCTCGGCCGGGAGGAGCTCACCGCGGAGCGCTTCGTCGCCGACCCCCGGCAGCCCGGCGCCCGGCTCTACCGCAGCGGCGACCTCGGCCGCCTGCTGGACACCGGCGAGCTGGAGTACCTGGGCCGGTCGGACCAGCAGGTCAAGGTCCGCGGCTACCGCATCGAGCCGGGCGAGGTCCAGCACTGCCTGGCCCAGCACCCCGCCGTCGCGGACGTGGTGGTCACCACCCGGGACCTGGACGGCTCGGACGCCCAGCTGGTGGCGTACCTGGTCGCCCGCCCCGGCGCGGTACTGCCGCCCGCCGCCGAGCTCCGGGAGCACGCGGGCCGGACCCTGCCCGGCTACATGATCCCCAGCTGGTTCGTACCGATCGACCGGATCCCGGTGAACCACAACGGCAAGCTCGACCGTGCGGCCCTGCCCGACCCGGGCACCGTACGCGCGCCCGGCTCGGCCCCGGACGTCCGGGCGGCCGGCCCGGCCGGAGTCCTGTTGGCGATCTGGCAGGACGTCCTCGACGTCGCCGGGATCACCGTCGACGACCACTTCTACGCGGTCGGCGGCGACTCGATCCGGGCCATCCGCGTGGTCGCCGCCGCCCGGGCCCAGCAGCTCGCGATCAGCGTCGACGACCTGCTGGGGAACCCCACCGTCGCGGAGTTGGCGGCCGCGCTCGACACCCGGGACGACATCCCGGCGGACCCGCGCACCGAGGTCCGGGAGCTGCTGACCGCAGCCGACCGGGCCGCGCTGCCGACCGGGGTGACCGACGCCTACCCGGTCACTTCCCTGCAGATGGGCATGCTCTTCCACACCGACGGCCCCGGGTCCACCGCGTACCACAGCGTCTCCACCGCCACGGTCAACCTCGCCCTCGACGCCGACCGGTTGCGGGCCTGCCTGGGTCGGCTGACCACTCGTCACGAAGCCCTGCGAACCTCGTTCGACCTGGCGAACTTCTCCGTGCCGCTCCAGCTGGTGACGGAGTCCGTGGAGCCGTCGCTCACCGTTGACGACCTCACCGGGCTGCCCTCCGGCGCCCGGGCGGACGCGGTCCGCGCGGTACTGGAGCAGGAGCGGGCCCAGCCGCTCGACTGGCGGTCGGCTCCGATGATCCGGTTCCGGGTCGCGGTGCTCGGCCCCGAGCAGTTCCTGTTCGTCTGGTCCGAGCACCACTCCGTCCTGGACGGCTGGAGCAGCAACTCGCTCTTCGCCGAACTGATCGCCGACTACACCGGGGCGGCGACCACCGAGGGGACGGAACTGCCGCCGCTGCGCGACTACGTGGCGGCCGAGCAGCTGGCGCTGGCCTCCGGCGACAGTCGCTCGTTCTGGTCCGACTACCTGCGTGGCGCTCCGGCGACGGCCGCCGACGGCCCGGCCGCCGAGCAGGCACACGAGGCGGTGCTCGACCTGCCGGCCGACACCTACCAGCTGCTCCAGGAGGCCGCCCGATCGACCGGCCGGACGCCGAAAGCACTGCTCACCGCCGTGGTCGCGGCCGCGATCGGGGTCCACCGCGGCCGGTCGGAGGTGGTCGTCGGCCACGTCAGCCACGGTCGACTCGACCGCCCCGGCGGCGAGCGGGCCCTCGGGCTCTTTCTCAACATCCTGCCGCTGCGGATCGACCTGACGGGCTCCTGGCAGGACCTCGCGGCGTCGGCGAGCGCGGCCGAGCGGGTCACCAACCCGCACCGCCGCTACCCGCTGGCGGCGATCCAGCGGGCGGCCGGCGCGGACTTCCGGCTGGACAACCTGTTCAACTTCACCGACTTCCACCAGCTCGAACCCCTGGTCCGGCAGGGCCTGATCAGCCAGGACGGGGTGGGCAACTCGACCTGGACGAACCTGCCGCTGGTGGTCGAGGCGGAGCGGCGGGCAGCCGACGGCCGGCTGACCGTGACGGTTCAGTTCCAGGCCGCCGAGTGGACCGCCGACGCACGGGCCGCCTTCCTCAGCACCCTGGGCACCCTGCTGCGCCACGCGGTCGAGGAGCCGGCGGCCGTCGCGGTGGCTCCGGTCTGCCTCGAGGCCGAGTCCGGGACCGGGCCCACGGCGGTGGACGACATCGTGGCGCAGGCCGCCACCCGGCCGGACCGGATCGCGGTCGCCGACGGACGGACCGCACTCGGCTACGGCGAACTGGTGCGGCGGACCCGGGCCCTGGCGCTGCTGCTGCGCTCGCACGGTGTCGGGCCCGGCAGCGTCGTGGGCATGTGCCTGCCCCGGACGGTCGACCTGCTGGTGGCCTCGCTCGCGGTGTACTGGACCGGCGCCGCGCTCGTCCCCCTGGAGCCGGACTACCCGCTGGAGCGGCGGCGGTTCACCCTCGACGACGCCGGTGCGGACCTGCTGCTCACCGAGGACACCACCGCCGACCCGGCGGCCGCCCGGCCGACCCTGTCCCTCGGCGGACTCGACTGGGCGAGCCTGCCCGACGACCCCGACTTCGGACCGCTCTGCACCCCGGACGACCTGGCGTACGTCCTGTACACCTCGGGATCGACCGGAACCCCGAAGGGCGTCGAGGTCGCCCACCGCAACCTGCGGGCGATCATGCGGGCGGTGAACCGGACCATCGGGCTTACCGAGCGGGACGTCGTCCTCGGCTGGTCGTCGGTGGCGTTCGACATGGTCTTCACCGAGCACGTCGCCGCGCTGATGGCCGGTGCCCGGGTCGAGCTGCTCACCGACGGCGAGGTGCGCGAGCCGGCCCGGGTCCGGGACCGCTGCCGCGCCACCGGGGTGACACTGATCGAGGCGACGCCGTCGAAGGTGCAGACCCTGCTGGACGCCGGATGGCCGGGCGCCGACACCGTGCTGTGCGGCGGCGAGGCCCTGGCGCCCCAGCTGGCCCAGGAGTTGCTGCGGACCGGCGCGGCCGTTTGGAACGGCTACGGCCCGACCGAGACCACCGTCTACGCCACCCTGTACCGACTGGCCGAGGGCCACCAGGGACCGGTGCCGATCGGCCCACCACTGGCGGAGGTGCCGATCCGGATCGTGGACGCGCTGGGCACCGAGGTGGCCGAGGGCACGCCTGGTGAGCTGTGGATCGGCGGCCCGGGCGTCGCCCGCAGGTACCTCGGGCTGCCCGAGCTGACCGCGGAGCGGTTCGTCGGCGAAGGCCGGGACCGGTACTACCGGAGCGGGGACCTGGTCCGCCGGAACGCGGCGGGTGACCTGGAGTTCCACGGTCGGATCGATCAGCAGGTGAAGATCAACGGCGTGCGGATCGAACTCTCCGAGATCGAGCACGTCCTCGCCGAACACCCTGCGGTCGGCACCGTCGCGGTCCTGCTGGAGGAACGGGCCGGGGGTCCCGGGCTCACCGCCTACGTCGCCGTCGGCACGGTTCCGGTGGACTCGGCGGAGCTGCGCGGCTTCCTCGCCGACCGGCTCCCCGCCGCCATGGTCCCGTCCCGTTGGCTGTTCGCCGCAGCCCTGCCGCTGACCACCGGCGGCAAGATCGACCGCCGTCGGCTGGGCGACCGGCCGGTCACCGCAGCGGCGGTGCCGGTCACCTCTGCCCGACTCTCCGGACCGGACCAGGAGCTCGTCGCCGAGGTCTGGCAGGCCGTCCTGGGAGTGCTGCCGGTCCGTCCCGACGACCGGTTCTTCGATCTGGGCGGGGACTCGCTGACCGCCATGCGCGCGGTCGGCCAGTTCGCCCGCCGGGGCGTCGTGGTGCGGGCCGGCGAGCTGATGGAACACACCACCGTGGCCGCCCAGGCCGCCCTGGCCGCGCGCGGTCGGATCAACGAGGAGGTACCGGCATGA
- a CDS encoding non-ribosomal peptide synthetase has protein sequence MTTATSAQQELWHLDQYAAAGPVLNVPLAWRILGDLDQVALAAAIHAVVARHEALRTAFRPQDDIPVLDVRPPAEALLTVRQLTGPADLPELLAAFYARPFDLSSGRPLAALLLRLSDGESVLALNVHHAAIDAWSTGIVEAELGAAYRLAHRDQPLDLTTRYSLAEVVEELNGRHGSAAWAADLAHWVTQLRDVPGVVALPGALDRDDGAGFTAQQIRRRLPDGVRQKLTALARELDATEFQLLFAAYAGLLGRWANRDDFVLGVPMADRSSEMLQGAVLFATNVAPIRVRLADDPTFAELVGRVRRQLIDAIGRTSTPLSEILRAVNSGASEDVAGLAGLAMTYRNRPGQGLGLDGLVCEPYPVSTGRSLYQLACHIEHGDDGLVVQLEGRALDQDQLDGLWQRLVAVLAAVTDHPTAALSSWPTGLAGDLPDRAAAARPETGTVVDRFLRTAAELPQAVAVADPEQQLSYWQLRRQVQAVAGRLTEAGLRPGEVVAVCVGRGVGAVAALLGVMHAGGVYLPVDKAWPAGRLETVLVDAEVRFAVHDEGTAGHPGLAGVLGLPVWGDAATTPSAPRATGADPAYLLYTSGSTGRPKGVLVGHAALTQLVGTVHRAAGATFVERVLATTTTTFDISLVELLLPVTTGATCVLADEDTVRDPMRLAEYIAAGRIDFAQATPTLWGALLEHLQVRIPVTVCAGEPLGGALRDRLLAASGYALNGYGPTETTVYATLWPLAEGVPVSIGAPIAGTTAWVLDCWNRPCATGAVGRLFLGGAGLSEGYLKRPELTAEKFLDGLPGVTPDRVYDTGDLAAWGPDGLLYLHGREDGQIKLRGFRIELGEIESVIARTPGVSAAAVVPYVQGQGQQGLAAFVRATGPTADVADVLPAELEQRIRAVLAEQLPEYMRPRVVLPIGELPLTGSGKVDRKVLTGRIEAAPPRPAATVPAVATSPLHAQVTAQWRELLGVPQIGESESFFDLGGDSIGAARLVARLRRTFGTAIPLRSFVQDPTVDGVVRMIRSEPLESAVHA, from the coding sequence ATGACCACCGCGACCTCGGCCCAGCAGGAGCTCTGGCACCTCGACCAGTACGCGGCGGCCGGCCCCGTGCTCAACGTCCCGCTCGCCTGGCGCATCCTCGGTGACCTCGACCAGGTGGCCCTGGCGGCCGCGATCCACGCCGTGGTCGCCCGGCACGAGGCGCTGCGGACGGCCTTCCGTCCGCAGGACGACATCCCGGTGCTGGACGTGCGCCCGCCCGCCGAAGCGCTCCTGACGGTCCGGCAGCTGACCGGCCCGGCCGACCTGCCCGAGCTGCTGGCCGCCTTCTACGCCCGGCCGTTCGACCTGTCCTCCGGACGCCCGCTGGCCGCCTTGCTGCTCCGGCTGTCCGACGGGGAGAGCGTGCTCGCCCTGAACGTGCATCACGCCGCGATCGACGCGTGGTCGACGGGCATCGTCGAGGCGGAGCTCGGCGCGGCCTACCGGCTCGCCCACCGGGACCAGCCCCTCGACCTGACGACCCGTTACTCCCTGGCCGAGGTGGTGGAGGAACTCAACGGCCGGCACGGATCGGCGGCCTGGGCCGCCGACCTGGCCCACTGGGTGACCCAACTCCGCGACGTACCGGGCGTTGTGGCGCTCCCCGGCGCCCTCGACCGCGACGACGGCGCCGGCTTCACCGCCCAGCAGATCCGCCGCCGCCTGCCGGACGGGGTACGGCAGAAGCTGACCGCACTCGCCCGGGAACTCGACGCCACGGAGTTCCAGCTGCTGTTCGCCGCGTACGCCGGCCTGCTCGGCCGCTGGGCCAACCGCGACGATTTCGTGCTCGGCGTCCCGATGGCGGACCGCTCGTCCGAGATGCTTCAGGGCGCCGTGCTGTTCGCCACCAACGTCGCCCCGATCCGGGTCCGACTGGCCGACGACCCGACGTTCGCCGAGCTGGTCGGCCGGGTCCGGCGCCAGCTGATCGACGCCATCGGCCGAACCTCGACACCGCTGTCGGAGATCCTCCGGGCCGTCAACTCCGGGGCGAGCGAGGACGTGGCCGGGCTGGCCGGACTCGCGATGACCTACCGCAACCGACCCGGCCAGGGGCTCGGGCTCGACGGCCTGGTGTGCGAGCCCTACCCGGTCTCCACCGGCCGCTCGCTCTACCAGCTCGCCTGCCACATCGAGCACGGCGACGACGGTCTGGTGGTGCAACTCGAGGGCCGGGCCCTCGACCAGGATCAACTGGACGGGCTCTGGCAGCGGCTGGTCGCCGTCCTGGCGGCGGTGACGGACCATCCGACGGCGGCGCTGTCGAGCTGGCCGACCGGGCTGGCCGGTGACCTGCCGGACCGCGCGGCCGCAGCCCGACCGGAGACCGGGACGGTGGTCGACCGGTTCCTGCGGACCGCCGCAGAACTCCCGCAGGCCGTCGCCGTGGCCGACCCGGAGCAGCAGCTCAGCTACTGGCAGCTCCGCCGCCAGGTGCAGGCGGTCGCAGGCCGACTGACCGAGGCCGGCCTGCGACCGGGCGAGGTGGTGGCGGTGTGTGTCGGCCGAGGCGTCGGCGCCGTCGCGGCCCTGCTCGGGGTGATGCACGCCGGCGGTGTCTACCTGCCGGTGGACAAGGCCTGGCCGGCCGGCCGGCTGGAGACCGTACTGGTCGACGCCGAGGTGCGGTTCGCGGTGCACGACGAGGGGACGGCGGGTCACCCCGGGCTGGCCGGCGTGCTCGGCCTGCCGGTGTGGGGGGACGCCGCCACGACGCCGTCCGCGCCCCGGGCCACCGGCGCCGACCCGGCGTACCTGCTGTACACCTCGGGCTCGACCGGCCGGCCCAAGGGCGTCCTGGTCGGTCACGCGGCGCTCACCCAGCTGGTGGGCACCGTGCACCGGGCGGCCGGCGCCACCTTCGTCGAACGGGTGCTCGCCACCACGACCACCACCTTCGACATCTCGCTGGTCGAGCTGCTGCTCCCGGTCACCACCGGCGCGACCTGCGTGCTGGCCGACGAGGACACCGTCCGTGACCCGATGCGGCTCGCCGAGTACATCGCTGCGGGGCGCATCGACTTCGCCCAGGCGACTCCGACCCTCTGGGGCGCGCTGCTGGAGCACCTGCAGGTGCGGATCCCGGTCACCGTCTGCGCCGGTGAACCGCTCGGCGGCGCGCTGCGCGACCGCCTGCTGGCGGCGAGCGGGTACGCCCTGAACGGCTACGGACCCACCGAGACCACGGTCTACGCGACGCTCTGGCCGCTGGCGGAAGGCGTACCGGTATCGATCGGCGCACCGATCGCCGGCACCACCGCCTGGGTGCTGGACTGCTGGAACCGGCCCTGCGCGACGGGGGCGGTGGGCCGGCTGTTCCTCGGCGGGGCCGGGCTGTCCGAGGGCTACCTCAAGCGCCCCGAGCTCACTGCGGAGAAGTTCCTCGACGGGCTCCCGGGGGTCACCCCCGACCGGGTCTACGACACCGGTGACCTGGCCGCCTGGGGTCCGGACGGCCTGCTCTACCTGCACGGCCGGGAAGACGGCCAGATCAAACTCCGAGGGTTCCGGATCGAGCTCGGTGAGATCGAGTCCGTGATCGCCCGCACCCCGGGCGTGTCCGCTGCGGCCGTGGTCCCCTACGTCCAGGGCCAGGGCCAGCAGGGGCTCGCGGCGTTCGTCCGCGCGACCGGGCCGACCGCCGACGTCGCCGACGTGCTGCCGGCCGAGCTGGAGCAGCGCATCCGCGCCGTACTGGCCGAGCAGCTACCCGAGTACATGCGCCCCCGGGTCGTCCTGCCGATCGGCGAGCTGCCGCTCACTGGCAGCGGCAAGGTGGACCGGAAGGTGCTGACCGGGCGGATCGAGGCCGCCCCGCCCCGGCCGGCCGCCACCGTCCCTGCCGTTGCGACCTCTCCGCTGCACGCGCAGGTCACCGCGCAGTGGCGGGAGTTGCTCGGGGTGCCGCAGATCGGCGAGAGCGAGAGCTTCTTCGACCTCGGCGGGGACTCGATCGGCGCGGCCCGGCTGGTCGCCCGGCTGCGCCGGACGTTCGGGACAGCGATCCCGCTGCGCTCCTTCGTCCAGGACCCGACCGTGGACGGCGTGGTCCGAATGATCCGTTCCGAACCGTTGGAGAGTGCTGTCCATGCGTGA
- a CDS encoding ATP-grasp domain-containing protein — protein sequence MREGRKPRLAVVYDYGAAAPTQIAKALQPFADLRFVVPRSEHVRGTLPLLEEYGPVTMLDRAIAGGSLPEPADGIVTFSERMLPATAQLAETLGLEFHTPDCVVGLTDKQRQRDLVAAAGIDSVRYRLAHDPGELATALAEVGAPAVVKPKRGEGSNHAYPVHGEADAAVVLRLFTDDWPVDGTGRPLVLIVEEFLADAPARTGIGNYVSVESAVVDGVPTQLAVTGKFALATPFRETGQFWPPLMDRQLEQRTADLAGAAIVALSVRSGICHTEIKLTPSGPRLIEVNGRLGRDIAELAQRSVGTDIIALAGRIALGHPVSPAPLRPGQVHFQFHHPSPKAARTVHEVAGHQAVEALPGIDSYRRVQLPAPVSDVSTSHFDVLRGSADSHREMADLIDRASGLLTFSFSGDGEDARVIGTELHQFA from the coding sequence ATGCGTGAAGGCAGGAAGCCCCGGCTGGCCGTCGTCTACGACTACGGTGCGGCTGCACCGACCCAGATCGCCAAGGCGCTCCAGCCGTTCGCGGACCTGCGGTTCGTGGTGCCCCGGTCGGAGCACGTGCGCGGCACGCTGCCGCTGCTGGAGGAGTACGGTCCGGTGACCATGCTCGACCGGGCGATCGCCGGCGGGTCACTGCCCGAACCGGCCGACGGCATCGTCACCTTCAGCGAGCGGATGCTGCCCGCCACGGCCCAGCTGGCCGAGACGCTCGGCCTGGAGTTCCACACCCCGGACTGCGTGGTCGGGCTGACCGACAAGCAGCGGCAACGTGATCTGGTCGCCGCGGCGGGCATCGACTCGGTGCGCTACCGGCTCGCCCACGACCCGGGCGAGCTGGCCACCGCCCTGGCCGAGGTGGGGGCTCCGGCGGTGGTCAAGCCCAAGCGCGGGGAGGGCAGCAACCACGCCTACCCGGTGCACGGCGAGGCCGACGCCGCTGTGGTCCTCCGGCTGTTCACCGACGACTGGCCGGTGGACGGCACCGGCCGGCCGCTGGTGCTGATCGTCGAGGAGTTCCTGGCGGACGCTCCGGCCCGCACCGGGATCGGGAACTACGTCTCGGTCGAGAGCGCGGTGGTCGACGGGGTGCCCACGCAGCTCGCCGTCACCGGCAAGTTCGCGCTGGCCACACCCTTCCGGGAGACCGGTCAGTTCTGGCCCCCGCTGATGGACCGTCAACTGGAGCAGCGGACGGCGGACCTGGCCGGAGCCGCGATCGTCGCGCTCTCGGTGCGCAGCGGCATCTGCCACACCGAGATCAAGCTGACCCCGTCCGGCCCCCGACTGATCGAGGTGAACGGCCGGCTGGGCCGGGACATCGCCGAACTGGCCCAACGCTCGGTCGGCACCGACATCATCGCGCTGGCCGGGCGGATCGCCCTCGGCCACCCGGTGTCGCCTGCGCCGCTCCGGCCGGGCCAGGTGCACTTCCAGTTCCACCACCCGTCCCCGAAGGCGGCCCGCACCGTCCACGAGGTGGCCGGGCACCAGGCCGTCGAGGCGCTGCCCGGCATCGACAGCTACCGCCGGGTCCAGCTCCCCGCGCCGGTGTCGGACGTCAGCACCTCCCACTTCGACGTGCTGCGGGGCTCGGCGGACTCGCACCGGGAGATGGCGGACCTGATCGACCGGGCCAGCGGGCTGCTCACGTTCAGCTTCTCCGGTGACGGCGAGGACGCCAGGGTCATCGGCACCGAGCTCCACCAGTTCGCGTAG
- a CDS encoding condensation domain-containing protein, translating into MSDSQTIQLPVSPGPTPATPEPSGALATVWAAVLGEQPEPGSNFFASGGTSLGAARLVAGIRRHCEVGLKLVDVLEHPTFGELLALITRSGAAQVAAADTWTLPTGTAPVLSPNQRSRLVRDAGNVRELGRRLPHTVAVTWIADGPLDVPRLFDAARAVGSRHAALSLRVSGPDGVWGGDGAPECRVIDLPGLAVDDDRVRREVDDHAGGLIDLHDGPIWSVQVLRLSAVSHVISIAVDHLVCDGDSLPVLQRDLTEAYETREALPALPHSYFDWVAWQKKLIADSDLDEVRERIGAAPDAGTVVPGLRLRDESQAAGAPAVGVVEQRIPAGVVAGLERLCRESGCPPMHAALLGLAAALEGQRSPGRLGVLVPFANRDHPMSAGLIGWMANLVPLSFEPEADGSFAANLALVSRSLRTAAGDAHMGLGYLMERAREESIPLDGTDLTLYFDYREESVEHFRLGGATLREYHGEVEYGLRNRLSVWVTRLLDGSLEYRMAHELPRVPADRAKALLATVAALLTEAAEQPTASLRSLATPR; encoded by the coding sequence GTGTCCGACAGTCAGACGATCCAGCTCCCGGTGTCCCCCGGCCCGACCCCCGCGACCCCGGAGCCGTCCGGTGCCCTCGCCACGGTCTGGGCTGCCGTCCTGGGCGAACAGCCAGAGCCGGGCAGCAACTTCTTCGCCTCCGGTGGCACCTCACTGGGCGCCGCCCGCCTGGTCGCCGGAATCCGTCGGCACTGCGAGGTGGGGCTGAAGCTGGTCGATGTCCTGGAGCACCCCACCTTCGGCGAGCTGCTGGCCCTGATCACCCGGTCCGGCGCCGCTCAGGTCGCCGCGGCGGACACCTGGACGCTGCCGACCGGGACCGCACCGGTGCTCTCCCCCAACCAGCGCAGCCGGCTCGTCCGGGACGCCGGGAATGTCCGCGAGCTCGGCCGACGGCTGCCGCACACCGTCGCCGTCACCTGGATCGCGGACGGGCCGCTCGACGTCCCCCGACTGTTCGACGCCGCCCGGGCGGTGGGCAGTCGGCACGCCGCGCTCTCCCTGCGCGTCTCCGGGCCCGACGGGGTGTGGGGTGGGGACGGCGCGCCGGAGTGCCGGGTGATCGACCTGCCCGGGCTCGCGGTGGACGACGACCGGGTCCGCCGGGAGGTGGACGACCACGCCGGCGGCCTCATCGACCTGCACGACGGCCCGATCTGGTCCGTCCAGGTGCTCCGGCTCTCGGCGGTGAGCCACGTGATCAGCATCGCCGTCGACCACCTGGTGTGCGACGGGGATTCCCTGCCGGTCCTGCAGCGCGACCTCACCGAGGCGTACGAGACCCGGGAGGCGCTGCCCGCGCTGCCCCACAGCTACTTCGACTGGGTGGCCTGGCAGAAGAAGCTGATCGCGGACTCGGACCTCGACGAGGTGCGCGAGCGGATCGGCGCCGCCCCGGACGCCGGGACGGTGGTGCCCGGACTGCGGCTCCGGGACGAGAGCCAGGCGGCCGGTGCCCCGGCGGTCGGCGTCGTCGAGCAGCGGATCCCCGCCGGCGTGGTGGCCGGGCTGGAGCGGCTCTGCCGGGAATCCGGCTGCCCTCCCATGCACGCGGCCCTGCTCGGGCTGGCGGCGGCCCTCGAAGGTCAGCGCTCGCCCGGGCGGCTCGGGGTGCTGGTGCCCTTCGCCAACCGTGACCATCCGATGTCGGCCGGTCTGATCGGCTGGATGGCCAACCTGGTCCCGTTGAGCTTCGAGCCGGAGGCCGACGGGTCCTTCGCGGCGAACCTCGCCCTCGTCAGCCGCTCGCTCCGGACCGCCGCCGGTGACGCCCACATGGGGCTGGGCTACCTGATGGAGCGCGCCCGGGAGGAATCCATCCCCTTGGACGGCACGGACCTCACGCTGTACTTCGACTACCGCGAGGAGTCCGTCGAGCACTTCCGCCTGGGCGGGGCCACCCTCCGGGAGTACCACGGCGAGGTGGAGTACGGCCTGCGGAACCGGTTGAGCGTCTGGGTCACCCGACTGCTGGACGGCAGTCTGGAGTACCGGATGGCCCACGAGCTTCCCCGAGTCCCGGCGGACCGCGCGAAAGCCCTGTTGGCCACTGTGGCCGCCCTGCTCACCGAGGCGGCCGAGCAGCCGACCGCCTCCCTGCGGTCCCTGGCGACCCCCCGCTAG